GGAGCCAGGAGTGTCAGAGAAGGATGTTTTTGTGCCAGCTGGGCTTGAGCGGGAGTACTCGCGGGGCAGTGAGATCGGGACTGGTGTTTTCCAGGGCTTCCAGAGCCGTTTTGAGCAGAAGGTTCAACTCGCAGACGGTCAAGACGAGTTTCcagaaggagcaggagaTCCTGGTGGCTCAGAGACGCAACAGACCGGTGTCTCCGCATTTGACCATCTACCAGCCGCAGCTTACATGGTATCTTTCGTCGCTGCATCGTATCACGGGCGTGCTGTTGGGAAGCGCGTTCTTTGCAGTGACAATGGCGTTTGGCGTGTCGACGCTGTTTGGACTCGGGTTGAACACGGAGAAGCTGCAGGAATACTACAGGGAGAAAGTGCCCCGCTGGGCTGACTGGACCATCAAGGGCAGCGCAGCATACATGTTTGCATTCCATTTTGGCAACGGCATAAGACATCTGCTGTGGGACACGGGCAAGGAGCTGACCATCAAGGGCGTCAACCGGACCGGGATCGCTGTGTTGGTGTTCGCGGCGTTTGCCGGCACCAGCTTTCTATTTTGGTAGTGTTATTTATCGATTCATATGTTTCTCCGTAGTTAGAGGCAGCAGGAAATGCTTGGCAATGCATATATAAGAGCGACAAAAATGGGACCCCTGGAGGGAGATATCGCAGGAGAAGGCGGTGAAGTAGCGATGGGGTTCCGCGGCAGGTTCTCGATTACGGATTCGGTGATCATTGTGCTGGTTTACGTCGAGACTGTGCTGGCGTTGTCGCTCAGACTGGTACCGCAGCCGGTGAAGTCGTTCTTTACATGGTTGATAAACTTTGCGGAGGGCTCGGATGAGCACTCGATCGagcagaagctgaggaGGGCGGCGACGATCCACGAGATGTGCCGGCTGTTTGATATATCGGTGGAGGACCACCTGGTCCGGACGGAGGATAACTACATACTGACTTTGCACCGCATCAAGCCGAAGACGGGCAGATTCAACGGGAAAGTGGTGTATTTGCACCACGGATTGCTGATGTGTTCGGACGTTTGGGTGTGTAATATCGAAAAGCACAAGAATCTGCCTATGGTGCTACACGAGCTCGGGTTCGATGTGTGGATGGGCAACAACCGGGGTAACAAGTACTCCACGGCGCATCTGCATCGACTGCCGAACCAGAGGAAGTTCTGGGATTTCTCGATCGACGAGTTTGCCTTCTTTGACATACCGAACTCGATTCAGTTTGTGCTGGATAGGACGCAGGTGGAGCAGTTGGTGTGTATTGGGTTTTCGCAGGGCTCAGCACAGATGTTTGCAGCGTTTTCGCTGAGCGAGGAGCTCAACATGAAGGTGTCG
Above is a genomic segment from Torulaspora globosa chromosome 1, complete sequence containing:
- the SDH3 gene encoding succinate dehydrogenase cytochrome b subunit SDH3 (ancestral locus Anc_2.423) produces the protein MERNSYDQHGVWSQECQRRMFLCQLGLSGSTRGAVRSGLVFSRASRAVLSRRFNSQTVKTSFQKEQEILVAQRRNRPVSPHLTIYQPQLTWYLSSLHRITGVLLGSAFFAVTMAFGVSTLFGLGLNTEKLQEYYREKVPRWADWTIKGSAAYMFAFHFGNGIRHLLWDTGKELTIKGVNRTGIAVLVFAAFAGTSFLFW